In Desulfurococcaceae archaeon, one genomic interval encodes:
- a CDS encoding prolyl oligopeptidase family serine peptidase — protein MALNDPYNWLEDLRDPRVLEFINRKNAIFRSRFCELSSKLSGRVLKYYEVPVLVNVQGSYSGIFALFRERKGYTVYLYRNFEKTRLLDSKSLGNDVIIQWIKPSTDGRLLAYAYSRGTDVATVRLIDVEAGEEVDRLEGSINDITWINKYEYYYTRFYREGRTPDGIEAPAERVFLREAGGKEELVFGEGLPTRYMVSLERSIYSDRVFITVHYGWIRSSVYAGRLRDPSTWRLVHDPGETTVYPVEHVGGKYVLIVYDGNGLGRIISVGENGEVEEVVREDSKYPLEDAVIYRDYIIANYLVEASSALRFYDLNGKLVKEMRFDKPGNVTYLQSLGEYCLFRYVSFNIPYRLYEIRGGELRVVDEKVVGDVCVEELLIESFDKTPIHVFHVYNCCKRTNKALLTGYGGFGISHTPRFLDYMLAFVEDGGEYFVANIRGGGEYGRAWHEAGRREKRENAYGDFIYVIKWLREQGYEVVIHGRSNGGLLCGVMYTRIPELIKGAIIGYPLLDMLTYHKFYIGKLWTPEYGDPDDPKDREYLLKVSPYHNLKLGVRYPPCLIYTGLNDDRVHPGHALKFSAKLEDMGVEHYLRVETASGHIGSDPEILAREGADILAFAYSILELNPG, from the coding sequence TTGGCTTTGAATGACCCATATAACTGGCTAGAGGACCTAAGGGATCCACGTGTTTTAGAGTTCATCAACAGGAAGAATGCAATTTTTCGAAGCAGGTTTTGTGAGCTTTCAAGTAAGCTGTCCGGCAGAGTGCTTAAATACTACGAAGTGCCCGTCTTGGTGAACGTTCAGGGTAGCTATAGTGGGATATTCGCGTTGTTCAGGGAGAGGAAGGGGTACACAGTATACCTGTATAGGAACTTCGAGAAAACCCGCCTTCTCGACTCCAAGAGCCTGGGTAATGATGTTATCATCCAGTGGATTAAGCCGAGTACTGATGGAAGGCTACTAGCATACGCCTATTCGCGGGGGACAGATGTAGCTACCGTTAGGTTAATAGATGTCGAAGCGGGCGAAGAGGTCGACAGGCTTGAGGGATCCATTAACGACATTACCTGGATAAACAAGTACGAGTACTACTACACTAGGTTTTACCGTGAAGGTAGAACACCCGATGGTATCGAGGCACCGGCTGAGAGGGTCTTCTTGAGGGAAGCTGGTGGTAAGGAGGAACTAGTGTTCGGAGAGGGCCTTCCAACGCGGTATATGGTCAGCTTGGAGAGGAGCATTTACAGCGACAGGGTTTTCATCACAGTTCACTACGGGTGGATCAGGAGTAGTGTTTATGCCGGGAGACTACGCGATCCCTCGACATGGAGACTGGTGCACGATCCCGGAGAGACCACCGTCTATCCCGTGGAGCACGTTGGCGGGAAGTACGTCTTGATCGTTTATGACGGGAACGGGCTCGGCAGAATCATTAGTGTAGGTGAAAACGGCGAGGTAGAAGAGGTCGTAAGAGAGGACTCCAAGTATCCTCTCGAAGACGCGGTAATTTACCGCGATTACATTATAGCGAACTACCTAGTTGAAGCATCATCTGCGCTGAGGTTTTACGACCTAAACGGTAAGCTAGTTAAGGAAATGCGCTTTGATAAACCCGGTAATGTAACGTACTTGCAGAGCCTCGGCGAATATTGCCTGTTTAGGTACGTCTCTTTTAACATACCTTACCGGTTGTACGAGATCAGGGGCGGTGAACTACGCGTAGTTGACGAGAAGGTTGTGGGGGATGTATGCGTAGAAGAGCTCCTCATAGAGTCGTTTGATAAGACACCAATACACGTATTCCACGTTTACAACTGCTGTAAGAGAACAAATAAGGCGCTTTTAACCGGTTATGGGGGATTCGGGATCTCACACACTCCAAGGTTTCTAGACTACATGTTAGCATTCGTCGAGGACGGTGGAGAGTACTTCGTGGCGAACATCAGGGGTGGAGGTGAATATGGCCGTGCATGGCACGAAGCCGGTAGACGAGAAAAGAGGGAAAATGCGTATGGGGACTTCATATATGTTATAAAGTGGCTGAGAGAGCAGGGCTATGAAGTAGTTATCCACGGTAGAAGCAATGGGGGATTGCTCTGCGGAGTGATGTACACAAGGATACCAGAACTCATTAAGGGTGCTATAATAGGCTACCCGCTACTAGACATGCTGACGTACCACAAGTTCTACATAGGTAAATTGTGGACTCCCGAATACGGTGATCCCGACGACCCCAAGGACAGGGAATACTTATTGAAAGTATCGCCATATCACAACTTAAAACTAGGTGTAAGATACCCGCCGTGCCTCATATACACGGGTTTAAACGACGACAGGGTGCACCCGGGCCACGCCCTGAAGTTCTCTGCAAAGCTCGAGGACATGGGCGTTGAGCATTACCTGAGAGTAGAAACCGCCAGCGGCCACATAGGATCGGACCCTGAGATCCTTGCCAGAGAAGGGGCAGACATCCTGGCATTCGCGTACAGTATCTTAGAGTTGAACCCAGGATGA
- a CDS encoding monovalent cation/H+ antiporter complex subunit F, translated as MTSIVSLLLEVMMVVYMTSAVLFVLRTIRGPTVFDRVIAVDSLSYDLVVFMAMIALYTGRYVLAVCMVPIALWAYALDIYVSWYVEQKVKGEVRCDL; from the coding sequence TTGACGTCAATAGTAAGCCTGCTCTTAGAAGTCATGATGGTGGTATACATGACGTCCGCAGTTCTATTCGTACTTAGAACAATTAGAGGGCCCACGGTATTTGACAGGGTGATAGCAGTTGACTCCCTAAGCTACGACTTAGTGGTGTTCATGGCAATGATAGCGCTCTATACGGGTAGATACGTCCTGGCTGTCTGCATGGTCCCAATAGCTCTCTGGGCGTATGCGCTGGACATTTACGTTTCCTGGTATGTAGAGCAGAAAGTAAAGGGTGAAGTACGCTGTGACCTATGA
- a CDS encoding monovalent cation/H(+) antiporter subunit G yields the protein MTYEVLVEVARYFGLSLLVVGGVFEIIGAIGVLKLPSFYLRAHAVTMTVVGGSITPLIGLASISIAEGGAEGAYLATLCVIVAILILITAPTGSHALVKASILVNSATRRCLEKKGSEDGDWRRKN from the coding sequence GTGACCTATGAAGTGCTTGTAGAGGTGGCGAGGTACTTTGGTCTATCACTGCTCGTAGTGGGAGGGGTTTTCGAGATCATAGGTGCGATAGGTGTTTTAAAATTACCATCTTTTTACCTCAGGGCTCATGCAGTAACAATGACGGTTGTCGGAGGATCGATAACCCCTCTCATAGGTCTAGCTTCGATCTCCATAGCTGAAGGAGGTGCGGAGGGGGCATACTTGGCTACCCTATGCGTCATAGTAGCTATCTTAATACTAATTACCGCGCCCACCGGTTCACACGCGTTAGTTAAGGCATCCATTCTAGTTAACTCCGCTACAAGGAGGTGTTTAGAGAAGAAGGGCAGCGAGGACGGAGATTGGAGGCGAAAGAATTGA
- a CDS encoding hydrogenase subunit MbhD domain-containing protein, producing the protein MIFTLIVVLVASALSVITAYLIVAEDDLLVSCVYLALFGVFYALIYYAFMAPDVVLAYIPISSIIVPAMFFTVLSKLGKRQGRPRVGQR; encoded by the coding sequence TTGATCTTTACGCTCATCGTCGTCCTAGTAGCCTCTGCGCTTTCCGTGATTACGGCGTATCTCATCGTAGCGGAGGACGATCTCTTAGTATCGTGTGTATACCTTGCGCTGTTCGGAGTGTTCTATGCGTTAATATATTACGCGTTCATGGCACCGGATGTCGTGCTGGCCTACATACCGATATCCTCGATAATCGTTCCAGCAATGTTCTTTACTGTTCTCAGTAAACTAGGGAAACGGCAGGGGAGGCCGAGAGTTGGACAGCGCTGA
- a CDS encoding MnhB domain-containing protein — MDSAEKRKNMLIAVSLSILMLTLSSALYIGGIWFQPLIRVRALAEIVLRNAYNPWNTTLTSYSLNAVSAIIWDYRGLDTIFETAVLLVSITGVTVLLGGGRYTGNGGNHGMGPVVGFSTKLVVLITLLIAFSTAIHGHLTPGGGFQAGVMLAAVAALSIPVFSVKAIYAKGLKKEALLYSRYLMLVLIIAVALLPLMVTLKAGNAYIMQNQVKDASTFSLPAWFIDTPLAGSVFFYNLLEALAVALALSYAMLLLIELGSRR; from the coding sequence TTGGACAGCGCTGAGAAAAGGAAAAACATGTTAATCGCGGTGTCTTTGAGTATACTCATGCTTACACTTAGCTCAGCGCTTTACATAGGTGGTATTTGGTTTCAACCCCTTATTCGTGTAAGGGCGCTTGCAGAGATCGTTCTCCGTAATGCGTACAACCCCTGGAATACCACTTTAACAAGCTACTCCTTAAACGCAGTATCTGCGATCATATGGGATTATAGGGGGTTAGACACTATTTTCGAAACTGCAGTGCTATTGGTTTCAATTACTGGCGTTACGGTCCTACTAGGTGGAGGGAGGTACACGGGTAACGGTGGAAATCACGGCATGGGTCCAGTAGTAGGGTTTTCCACTAAGTTGGTCGTGTTAATTACCTTGCTCATAGCCTTTTCCACCGCTATTCACGGCCACTTAACACCTGGAGGGGGATTCCAGGCGGGCGTGATGCTGGCTGCCGTTGCCGCGCTCTCCATACCCGTCTTCTCCGTTAAAGCTATTTATGCGAAGGGCTTGAAGAAAGAGGCTTTACTGTATTCGAGGTATCTCATGCTGGTGCTGATCATCGCTGTCGCCTTACTACCGCTAATGGTTACTCTAAAAGCCGGTAATGCCTACATAATGCAGAACCAGGTCAAGGACGCTTCCACGTTTTCGCTACCCGCGTGGTTTATTGACACGCCACTCGCGGGATCCGTTTTCTTCTACAATTTGCTGGAAGCGCTTGCAGTTGCTTTAGCGCTTTCATACGCGATGCTACTACTAATCGAGCTAGGTTCGAGGAGGTGA
- a CDS encoding cation:proton antiporter subunit C → MEHLVGFALVTILITFIVNIGIALYGIFAKRSLIKKIMALVIFSDSINVLAIALGYRSPARASPSPPILTSIPSSPSDIEVFTSTSVDPLPQALVITAVVIGLSVIVFLISLVVKYYEHYNTVDLILRSEEGADEEVI, encoded by the coding sequence GTGGAGCATCTAGTAGGGTTCGCCCTCGTGACTATACTAATAACGTTTATTGTTAACATTGGAATAGCCCTTTATGGTATTTTCGCGAAGCGCTCCCTGATAAAGAAAATCATGGCCCTTGTGATATTCAGCGACTCGATTAACGTACTAGCGATAGCCTTAGGCTACAGGTCTCCAGCTCGTGCTAGTCCTTCACCGCCCATATTAACCAGCATTCCTAGTAGCCCCAGCGACATAGAAGTCTTCACGAGTACCAGCGTAGACCCCCTCCCCCAGGCACTCGTCATAACTGCCGTAGTGATAGGGCTTTCCGTCATAGTGTTTCTGATCAGCTTAGTCGTCAAGTACTACGAACACTACAATACTGTGGATTTAATACTGCGCTCAGAGGAGGGTGCAGATGAAGAAGTTATCTAG
- a CDS encoding Na+/H+ antiporter subunit E: MKKLSSALALSLTLLVVYTAYTGRISSITLVTGLIISVTISLLLAKEQTVGVSFKPRSILKAIYLFKYSYHFLITEIKEHAEVAKIILGTETRIRPGLVEIPLEIESGTAMAILALTITNTPGTIAVHLDVNKKSMIVHWINVKVDDPSKAKEIIVGKFENLAKRVLEQ; this comes from the coding sequence ATGAAGAAGTTATCTAGTGCACTAGCATTGTCACTAACACTGCTAGTAGTATATACGGCGTACACAGGGCGGATAAGCTCAATCACCCTCGTAACTGGTTTAATCATCTCAGTAACGATTTCGCTACTTCTAGCCAAGGAGCAGACCGTCGGTGTCTCTTTTAAGCCTAGAAGCATCTTGAAGGCCATTTACCTATTCAAATACTCCTACCACTTCCTGATCACGGAAATCAAGGAACACGCGGAGGTGGCCAAGATCATTCTAGGCACTGAGACACGTATTAGGCCCGGGCTCGTGGAGATACCTCTCGAAATAGAGTCGGGTACTGCGATGGCTATACTGGCGTTGACGATCACCAATACCCCCGGTACAATAGCTGTGCACCTAGATGTTAACAAGAAATCCATGATTGTGCACTGGATTAATGTGAAGGTAGACGATCCTTCCAAAGCCAAGGAAATCATCGTGGGAAAATTCGAGAATCTTGCTAAAAGGGTTCTCGAACAATGA
- a CDS encoding proton-conducting transporter membrane subunit codes for MIIELLELGLMPFICLFVAIMVPLLNRFALGRRINPYLATFCSALLPLLALRVHLVVHEHGAVTYRFGGFPPPIGVVYIVDEVSSTLALLASFVLFACILYSTWIIDRDRLYLFHSLAFLLAMGVYGCLYTGDLFNFYVSVELVAVASYALTTFNSEKGRAVKAAFIYGVFGTVMTSTYFLAVLIIYGSYGTLNMADVRVKVCSPHTITSFSSGIYGDITLTTKISMALITWVLFFKSGIMPNHFWLPEVYRYAPLPAVVLFSAAADMLGVYGLIRLYYTIFTEESIVGGFRASMISIMLILGAISTVFASTVVMRQRNLRSLVAYSSIVQYSLALLGMTTGVPEGIAGAILHLATNALGDMLVLFSAGLLLSASHIVTNKVMRLLMYASFITGLLNLFGVIPILPGFWSKAFLTLGFMKANIPVGVVVVLASSGLCALGYFTLIMLLLSKRPEGIALARGQRSRSYVPVVVVVITQIATIGLGLALTLGGFRDLVLSYGRSVFDRSKFLEVLP; via the coding sequence ATGATCATAGAGCTCCTCGAGCTCGGGCTCATGCCTTTTATCTGCCTGTTCGTGGCTATAATGGTACCGCTATTAAACAGGTTTGCGCTGGGGAGACGTATAAACCCGTATCTAGCTACGTTTTGCTCTGCCCTCTTACCGCTTCTAGCTCTAAGGGTACACCTAGTTGTACACGAACACGGAGCCGTTACATACAGGTTCGGCGGATTCCCACCACCAATAGGAGTAGTCTATATAGTCGACGAGGTAAGCTCCACTCTCGCATTACTAGCATCGTTTGTACTATTCGCATGTATCCTGTACTCTACTTGGATTATTGACCGAGATAGATTATATCTCTTTCACTCCCTCGCGTTTCTACTGGCTATGGGTGTTTACGGGTGCCTCTATACCGGGGACTTGTTTAACTTCTACGTGTCAGTGGAGCTGGTAGCTGTAGCCAGTTACGCGTTAACCACCTTTAACAGCGAGAAGGGAAGAGCGGTGAAGGCAGCCTTCATCTACGGGGTTTTCGGAACGGTAATGACTTCTACGTACTTTCTTGCCGTTTTAATAATTTACGGCTCATATGGCACTCTAAACATGGCTGATGTTCGGGTGAAGGTCTGTAGCCCCCACACCATTACCTCATTCTCCAGCGGAATTTACGGTGACATAACGCTGACTACCAAGATCTCCATGGCGCTGATTACCTGGGTGCTTTTCTTTAAGTCGGGCATTATGCCGAACCACTTCTGGTTACCGGAAGTATATAGATACGCGCCGCTTCCCGCCGTAGTCCTATTCTCGGCGGCTGCAGACATGCTCGGCGTGTACGGGCTGATCAGGCTGTACTACACCATCTTCACGGAAGAGAGCATTGTGGGGGGTTTCAGGGCCTCAATGATCTCTATCATGCTAATCCTAGGCGCCATTTCCACGGTCTTCGCCTCTACAGTGGTCATGAGGCAGAGGAATTTAAGGAGCCTGGTAGCCTACAGCTCTATAGTGCAGTATAGTCTGGCTCTGCTAGGAATGACCACTGGAGTGCCTGAGGGCATTGCGGGCGCCATACTACACCTGGCTACCAATGCGCTCGGAGACATGCTCGTACTGTTTAGTGCCGGCTTGCTACTAAGCGCTTCCCATATTGTTACAAACAAGGTTATGAGGCTGTTAATGTACGCTAGTTTCATTACAGGGCTACTAAACCTCTTCGGGGTAATTCCCATACTACCCGGTTTTTGGAGCAAGGCGTTTCTTACACTGGGCTTCATGAAGGCTAACATACCGGTAGGAGTAGTAGTGGTGCTTGCATCCTCCGGTCTCTGCGCACTAGGTTACTTTACCCTGATAATGCTTCTTCTCAGTAAACGGCCCGAAGGGATCGCGCTTGCGCGGGGACAACGCAGTAGAAGCTACGTTCCCGTAGTCGTGGTCGTTATCACCCAAATTGCTACAATAGGTCTAGGCCTGGCATTAACGTTAGGCGGGTTCAGAGATTTGGTGCTAAGCTACGGTAGAAGCGTTTTTGATAGGAGTAAGTTCTTAGAAGTACTGCCGTAA
- a CDS encoding complex I subunit 5 family protein: MELYWKALPVVIILTGHIPRIEGSVTGILLRVFGYALLGLNVTLADPFADLLLVLTIIIGAITTTYTVHYSRLKYNNLNLVPAVDLFAVSMILVFASKSLIELITFWLLTELVGFFLIAYDYITARSGPALSAAVKYLLFSMIPTDISLFIILALTGFTEAFEVGLKALSPALSHPLISFMVIMGFFAKAAIFPLHFWLPDAHSVAPSPASALLSGLMVKMGVYALYLMSHYPLNVDVVVTAMIVSGGFTVVYGALQAIVQGDIKRLLAYSTTSNTALIVLLLGLYMYSKDALFLEASLLYTLTHGVYKASLFLDSGFIETLTHERNVKNLGYIAKISPFETTTVILSVLVMFGLPPSVGFLAKVFLFSSISKYLEKSWIYFLALLIASTKVFLSVIYNVTYLKAHMNSGSGEATEINAKALTMQPYVFTTVSVSFVLTFVLLLLSYSNYVEFILLRKITPVLLASLALFTFILFFAIGLLKRGPIREER; encoded by the coding sequence ATGGAACTGTACTGGAAGGCGCTACCAGTAGTTATCATATTAACCGGCCACATACCTAGAATAGAGGGCTCTGTAACCGGTATCCTGCTTAGAGTCTTCGGATATGCTCTTTTAGGGCTAAACGTAACGTTAGCCGACCCCTTTGCAGACCTACTACTGGTTTTAACCATTATAATAGGGGCCATAACGACCACCTACACGGTGCACTACTCTCGCTTAAAGTACAATAATCTCAACCTAGTCCCAGCAGTAGATCTGTTCGCGGTTTCGATGATCCTGGTATTCGCGTCGAAGAGTTTAATAGAGCTAATAACTTTCTGGTTACTAACGGAGTTGGTAGGGTTCTTCTTGATCGCGTACGACTACATTACGGCGAGAAGCGGCCCAGCCCTTTCCGCGGCCGTTAAGTACTTACTGTTTTCAATGATACCTACAGATATATCCCTTTTCATAATACTAGCCTTAACGGGGTTTACCGAGGCCTTTGAAGTAGGATTAAAGGCGCTGTCACCGGCGCTTTCACACCCCTTAATCTCCTTCATGGTGATAATGGGCTTCTTCGCAAAAGCGGCGATTTTTCCATTACACTTCTGGCTCCCAGATGCGCACTCCGTTGCGCCTTCACCTGCTTCAGCTCTCTTATCGGGGTTAATGGTGAAGATGGGCGTATATGCACTATACTTGATGTCACACTACCCACTGAATGTAGACGTAGTAGTCACCGCAATGATCGTCTCTGGTGGCTTCACTGTCGTGTATGGTGCGCTTCAAGCCATTGTACAGGGGGATATTAAGAGGCTACTAGCGTATAGCACGACATCTAATACGGCGCTAATAGTATTGCTACTGGGTCTATACATGTACTCGAAGGACGCCTTATTCCTCGAGGCCTCATTGCTTTACACGCTTACACACGGTGTTTACAAGGCGTCGCTCTTCCTTGACTCGGGCTTCATTGAGACACTGACCCATGAACGTAACGTTAAAAATCTAGGTTACATCGCGAAGATAAGCCCATTCGAGACCACAACGGTAATTCTCTCGGTCTTAGTGATGTTTGGGCTTCCTCCATCGGTGGGGTTTCTTGCAAAAGTTTTCCTGTTCAGTTCTATATCGAAGTACCTTGAAAAATCATGGATCTATTTTCTAGCGTTACTTATCGCATCCACTAAGGTATTCCTTTCCGTGATCTACAATGTGACCTACCTAAAAGCCCACATGAACTCGGGAAGTGGAGAGGCTACCGAGATCAATGCGAAGGCCCTCACCATGCAACCATACGTCTTCACTACCGTGTCGGTGTCCTTCGTACTCACATTTGTACTCTTACTGTTAAGTTACTCCAACTACGTTGAGTTCATTTTATTAAGGAAAATAACCCCCGTTTTGCTCGCCTCACTCGCACTATTCACATTCATCCTCTTCTTCGCGATCGGCCTCCTAAAGAGAGGCCCAATACGCGAAGAACGGTGA
- a CDS encoding winged helix-turn-helix domain-containing protein: MKKRNRLELVLEMLEVINEEGEINPTKLSLKVNLSYDRVKRILNELAEKGLLMTVPSDERKGSVVIALTPKGANLLRELRRLKSLLEDYGLL, encoded by the coding sequence ATGAAGAAACGTAATCGACTGGAACTGGTCCTAGAGATGCTAGAGGTGATTAATGAAGAGGGAGAAATAAACCCCACTAAGCTTTCATTGAAGGTGAACTTGTCTTACGACAGAGTAAAGAGGATTCTTAACGAACTAGCGGAGAAGGGATTGCTGATGACCGTGCCCTCTGATGAACGTAAGGGCTCCGTGGTAATAGCCCTCACACCTAAAGGTGCAAATCTTCTACGGGAACTTCGAAGACTTAAGTCGTTGTTAGAAGATTACGGCCTCCTCTGA
- a CDS encoding NDP-sugar synthase, whose translation MPGPRVSLIPVGGEAIRLRPLSVGTSKALIRVLNRPILEFIVLELVVNNVEEVYVGVRGYYNYKTVYDYFREGYWIKAKYPFVGRDVRIRYMPRYETSGNAEAVKILVDYYDIREPFLVVQCDNLFKLDIGKVYELHRSVGADMTIVLKEVEDITGFGVAVLGADSRIVKFVEKPEPEEAPSKLVNTGIYIVEPTVVEFFDDARGRELLKAGKTDFGKDIIPKLIELGYKVYGYIMKEGYWFDVGTPERYLDAMKYLLYNGDRRILEAEEKLPGVFMQGKSNKSKTLHEAIINKVGKGLVRLSGRLLIGRHTIIGEKVSIEDSSIDNYCIIGSNVHISGSAIMDRSFIEDNVMVLNSIIGRHVHVERGAVLVNSYIGDNVHIGANSKLVNVKVWPHEKVPPSVHIENYEIKSWLFKEVL comes from the coding sequence ATGCCTGGGCCCCGCGTATCCCTAATCCCCGTGGGAGGGGAGGCTATCAGGCTTCGGCCCCTCTCCGTTGGTACATCGAAGGCCTTAATCCGCGTTCTTAATAGACCTATCCTAGAGTTCATAGTTCTCGAACTCGTAGTAAACAACGTTGAAGAGGTGTACGTCGGGGTCAGAGGGTATTATAACTACAAAACAGTATACGACTACTTTAGGGAAGGCTACTGGATCAAGGCTAAGTACCCTTTCGTAGGCCGTGATGTCAGGATCAGGTACATGCCCAGGTACGAGACGTCGGGGAATGCGGAGGCCGTGAAAATCCTCGTAGACTACTACGACATTAGAGAGCCGTTCCTCGTTGTACAATGTGATAACTTGTTTAAACTAGATATTGGTAAGGTGTACGAGCTCCACAGGAGCGTGGGAGCCGACATGACCATAGTACTCAAAGAAGTCGAGGACATCACCGGGTTCGGAGTGGCCGTGCTCGGCGCTGACAGTAGGATTGTAAAGTTCGTGGAGAAGCCCGAACCAGAGGAAGCTCCCAGCAAGTTAGTTAATACCGGGATCTACATAGTAGAACCCACGGTAGTGGAGTTCTTCGATGACGCCCGTGGACGGGAACTATTGAAAGCGGGTAAAACGGATTTTGGAAAGGACATCATTCCAAAGTTAATAGAACTCGGCTATAAGGTTTACGGCTACATCATGAAGGAGGGCTACTGGTTTGACGTAGGGACGCCGGAAAGGTACCTGGATGCCATGAAGTACCTGTTATACAACGGCGACCGCAGGATCCTCGAAGCGGAGGAAAAGCTACCGGGGGTCTTCATGCAGGGTAAGTCTAACAAGTCTAAGACGTTGCACGAGGCTATCATTAACAAGGTGGGCAAAGGCCTAGTGCGGCTCTCGGGTAGGCTACTGATAGGGAGGCACACGATCATCGGCGAAAAGGTCTCCATAGAGGACTCCAGTATTGACAACTACTGCATAATAGGCTCCAACGTTCATATATCCGGCTCGGCCATAATGGACCGGAGCTTCATTGAAGACAACGTGATGGTATTAAACTCAATTATCGGTAGACACGTTCACGTGGAAAGGGGCGCAGTCCTAGTTAACAGCTATATAGGGGACAACGTTCACATCGGTGCTAATAGCAAGTTAGTAAACGTGAAGGTGTGGCCTCATGAAAAGGTGCCACCAAGTGTTCACATAGAGAACTACGAAATTAAGTCGTGGTTATTCAAGGAGGTACTGTAA
- a CDS encoding glycosyltransferase — translation MHVVFVSRMPPVACGIAEYSSMLLTELVKLPGLSVIALGGDMIEYPLGYTYKDVYSGISVKNCFKGGDLSYVDNCLENQDRLDVVHIQHELGIFPDAIALASFMKNVKSRGVKLVLTMHTVIHALGGENLVGIQRLLTGNSDAVVVHSVIQEQELLRQGTPPEKIYMIPHGTLINPYLKEPRSRLLEELPLPRDVENKKLVSVIGFVRSRDKDYIQVIKAVDTLAQRYDVKLVVAGMPRRKDAGDVLLEEKIEQVARKGGNVYFLEGFLDRALLLKLLAVSDIVTIPIVEQRSYPISVSGVFHLAIGSRKPVICTRAHKLVECNLLAPELTLRVFTVEYLVKKLEEVLEESEGVKRAINRLWNYALETRWDVIARKHYELYRELVPER, via the coding sequence GTGCATGTAGTGTTTGTTTCTAGGATGCCGCCAGTAGCTTGCGGCATAGCTGAGTACTCTAGTATGCTTTTAACCGAGCTGGTAAAGCTACCGGGATTAAGTGTTATTGCGTTAGGCGGAGATATGATTGAATATCCATTAGGGTACACGTATAAGGATGTCTACTCGGGTATAAGTGTGAAAAACTGCTTTAAGGGAGGAGATCTCTCTTACGTGGATAATTGCCTCGAAAACCAGGATCGCCTAGACGTCGTCCATATACAGCACGAACTGGGTATTTTCCCCGATGCCATTGCACTTGCATCGTTCATGAAAAACGTAAAATCGCGCGGTGTAAAACTAGTGCTAACAATGCACACGGTAATCCACGCGCTGGGTGGCGAGAACTTAGTAGGTATTCAAAGACTCCTAACCGGTAATAGTGATGCCGTAGTGGTTCACAGCGTAATTCAAGAGCAAGAATTGCTGAGGCAGGGTACCCCGCCTGAAAAGATCTACATGATACCGCACGGTACGCTAATAAACCCTTACTTAAAGGAGCCTAGATCGAGGCTACTGGAAGAGCTACCGCTACCTCGGGATGTTGAAAACAAAAAGTTGGTATCGGTAATAGGCTTCGTTAGAAGCCGTGACAAGGACTACATTCAGGTGATCAAAGCTGTCGACACTCTCGCGCAGAGGTACGACGTTAAACTAGTAGTCGCGGGCATGCCTAGAAGAAAAGACGCGGGAGACGTGCTTCTCGAGGAAAAAATAGAGCAGGTAGCGAGGAAAGGCGGTAATGTTTACTTTTTAGAGGGTTTTCTCGACAGAGCACTTCTACTTAAACTATTAGCAGTTTCAGACATCGTCACCATACCTATCGTAGAGCAGCGCAGTTACCCGATCAGCGTGAGCGGCGTGTTCCACCTAGCAATCGGTAGCCGGAAACCGGTAATCTGTACCAGGGCACACAAGCTCGTTGAGTGCAACTTACTCGCACCAGAACTAACGTTGCGCGTGTTCACAGTGGAATACCTCGTGAAGAAGCTCGAGGAAGTCCTGGAGGAGTCCGAGGGGGTTAAGCGGGCTATTAACAGGTTGTGGAACTATGCTCTTGAAACGCGCTGGGACGTCATTGCGCGGAAACACTACGAGCTTTATAGAGAGCTGGTGCCTGAGCGTTAG